Below is a genomic region from Deltaproteobacteria bacterium CG2_30_66_27.
GTCGTCATCATGGAGCTCATCCACAACATCGCCATCGAGCACGGCGGCTACTCCGTGTTCGGCGGCGTCGGCGAGCGCACCCGCGAGGGGAACGACCTCTGGCTCGAGATGAAGGAGTCGAAGGTCCTCGAGAAGGCGTGCCTGGTGTACGGACAGATGAACGAGCCGCCGGGCGCGCGCCTCCGGGTGGGGCTGTCGGCCCTCACCGCCGCGGAATATTTCCGCGACGAGGAGGGGCAGGACGTCCTCCTCTTTATCGACAACATCTTCCGGTTCACCCAGGCGGGCTCCGAAGTGTCGGCCCTCCTGGGCCGCATCCCCTCGGCGGTCGGCTACCAGCCGACGCTGTCCACCGAGATGGGGAACCTGCAGGAACGGATCACCTCCACGAAGAAAGGCTCGATCACCTCGGTCCAGGCGATCTACGTCCCCGCCGACGACTTGACCGATCCGGCGCCGGCGACCGCCTTCTCGCACCTGGACGCCACCACCGTCCTTTCCCGCCAGATCGCCGAGCTGGGGATCTACCCCGCCGTGGATCCCCTCGACTCGACCTCGCGGATCCTCTCGCCGCTGGTCATCGGGGAGGATCACTACGCGGTCGCCCGCTCGGTGCAGAAGGTCCTCCAGAAGTACAAGGACCTGCAGGACATCATCGCGATCCTCGGGATGGACGAGCTCTCCGAGGACGACAAGATCCTGGTCGCCCGGGCGCGGAAGATCCAGCGGTTCCTGTC
It encodes:
- a CDS encoding F0F1 ATP synthase subunit beta — protein: MNKGKIVQVIGPVVDVRFEAEHLPALYNAIRISNPSISDKEGNLTVEVAQHLGDNVVRCVAMDSTDGLVRGMDAIDTGGPIMIPVGPETLGRIMNVIGEPVDEGGAITTKIRYPIHRPAPTFDEQSTKVEILETGIKVVDLLAPYSKGGKVGLFGGAGVGKTVVIMELIHNIAIEHGGYSVFGGVGERTREGNDLWLEMKESKVLEKACLVYGQMNEPPGARLRVGLSALTAAEYFRDEEGQDVLLFIDNIFRFTQAGSEVSALLGRIPSAVGYQPTLSTEMGNLQERITSTKKGSITSVQAIYVPADDLTDPAPATAFSHLDATTVLSRQIAELGIYPAVDPLDSTSRILSPLVIGEDHYAVARSVQKVLQKYKDLQDIIAILGMDELSEDDKILVARARKIQRFLSQPFFVAEQFTGIPGKYVRLEETVRSFKEIVDGKHDELPEQAFYMVGTIEEAIEKGKKLLATV